A DNA window from Engystomops pustulosus chromosome 6, aEngPut4.maternal, whole genome shotgun sequence contains the following coding sequences:
- the SOX9 gene encoding transcription factor SOX-9 — protein sequence MNLLDPFMKMTEEQDKCMSGAPSPSMSEDSAGSPCPSGSGSDTENTRPQENTFPKGDPDMKKETEDEKFPVCIREAVSQVLKGYDWTLVPMPVRVNGSSKNKPHVKRPMNAFMVWAQAARRKLADQYPHLHNAELSKTLGKLWRLLNENEKRPFVEEAERLRIQHKKDHPDYKYQPRRRKSVKNGQADPEDGSEQTHISPNAIFKALQADSPHSASSMSEVHSPGEHSGQSQGPPTPPTTPKTDVQPGKPDLKREGRTLQESGRQPPHIDFRDVDIGELSSEVISNIEAFDVNEFDQYLPPNGHPGVASTQVNYTGSYGIANANSATTGSGHTWMSKQQPQPPQPSQQPHTLSTLNSEQSQSQQRTHIKTEQLSPSHYSDQQQQHSPQQLNYSSFNLNHYGSSYPTITRAQYDYTEHQGSNTYYSHATSQSSNLYSTFTYMNPSQRPMYTPIADTTGVPSIPQTHSPQHWEQPVYTQLTRP from the exons ATGAATCTCTTGGATCCCTTCATGAAGATGACAGAAGAGCAAGACAAGTGCATGTCAGGGGCCCCCAGCCCTTCCATGTCTGAGGACTCTGCTGGCTCCCCCTGCCCCTCTGGCTCAGGCTCAGACACTGAGAACACGAGACCCCAAGAGAACACATTCCCTAAAGGGGATCCTGACATGAAGAAGGAGACAGAGGATGAAAAGTTCCCAGTCTGTATCAGAGAAGCTGTCAGCCAGGTGCTGAAGGGATATGACTGGACCCTGGTGCCCATGCCAGTCAGGGTGAATGGATCCAGTAAAAATAAACCCCATGTCAAGAGGCCCATGAATGCCTTCATGGTGTGGGCACAGGCTGCAAGGAGGAAGCTTGCTGATCAATACCCACATCTGCACAATGCAGAACTCAGCAAGACCCTGGGCAAACTCTGGAG GCTGCTGAATGAGAACGAGAAGAGACCTTTTGTGGAAGAAGCCGAGAGACTTAGAATCCAGCACAAAAAAGATCATCcagactacaagtaccagccacGCCGCAGAAAGTCAGTGAAGAACGGGCAGGCTGATCCAGAGGACGGTTCTGAGCAGACCCATATCTCACCCAATGCCATCTTCAAGGCTCTTCAGGCGGATTCCCCACATTCTGCCTCCAGTATGAGTGAGGTGCACTCACCGGGGGAACACTCAG GCCAGTCACAGGGGCCACCGACTCCACCGACAACCCCTAAAACAGATGTCCAGCCCGGAAAACCTGACCTGAAACGTGAAGGTCGCACCCTACAAGAGAGCGGTCGTCAGCCCCCTCATATTGATTTCCGTGATGTGGACATTGGAGAGCTGAGTAGCGAGGTGATCTCCAATATTGAGGCCTTTGATGTCAATGAATTCGATCAATATCTTCCACCCAACGGCCACCCCGGAGTCGCCTCCACACAGGTGAATTATACCGGCAGTTACGGCATCGCCAATGCAAACAGTGCCACCACCGGGTCCGGGCACACATGGATGTCTAAGCAACAGCCACAGCCGCCTCAGCCGTCCCAGCAGCCACACACATTGTCCACCCTGAACAGCGAGCAGAGCCAGTCCCAGCAGAGGACACACATCAAGACCGAGCAGCTTAGTCCAAGTCATTACAGCGACCAGCAGCAGCAACACTCCCCGCAGCAGCTCAACTACAGCTCCTTCAACCTCAACCATTACGGCTCATCCTACCCGACCATTACACGTGCACAGTATGACTATACCGAGCACCAAGGCTCCAACACCTACTACAGCCATGCCACCAGCCAGAGCTCCAACCTCTACTCTACCTTCACCTACATGAACCCCAGCCAGCGCCCCATGTACACTCCAATCGCAGACACAACGGGGGTCCCATCCATCCCCCAGACACATAGCCCGCAGCATTGGGAGCAGCCAGTCTACACACAGCTCACCCGGCCATAG